The Vibrio gallaecicus genome contains a region encoding:
- a CDS encoding sulfite exporter TauE/SafE family protein, whose translation MQLGWLTLPDSLTLFDSLKMFDWVVLFTAGVFGGVLNSIAGGGSFLTFPALLFVGVPPITANATNTFSSCAGYLSGAYALKAEIKSDKSRLVQTVILSVIGGAIGAFLLLHTPETVFTQSIPWLLLFATILFTFGGKLNQLLKHATSQSKNTTRAGLFFSGLLLLVVCIYGGYFNAGLGIVTLSYLALAGYTNLTVMNGIKLLVSACASFAAIILFVLNGSIDWSSGVAVLLGTLVGGYYSAKISRGIPDQYVRKTVITVSILITVYFFYTTYVVSN comes from the coding sequence ATGCAATTAGGTTGGTTAACACTTCCCGACTCGTTAACGCTATTCGATTCGTTAAAAATGTTCGATTGGGTCGTATTATTCACTGCTGGCGTTTTTGGTGGAGTGCTTAACTCAATAGCTGGAGGCGGAAGTTTTCTTACCTTTCCTGCCCTCTTGTTTGTGGGAGTCCCTCCCATAACAGCAAATGCGACCAATACATTTTCATCCTGTGCAGGTTACCTCAGTGGCGCTTATGCGCTTAAAGCTGAAATAAAATCCGACAAATCTCGACTTGTACAAACCGTCATATTAAGTGTTATTGGTGGAGCCATAGGCGCGTTCCTTCTACTACACACACCCGAGACTGTTTTCACACAATCTATTCCTTGGCTGCTTTTATTTGCGACCATACTTTTCACGTTTGGAGGAAAACTCAATCAGCTTTTAAAACACGCGACAAGTCAGAGTAAGAATACGACTCGTGCTGGGCTATTTTTTTCTGGATTACTACTGTTAGTTGTTTGTATTTATGGCGGTTATTTCAACGCAGGCTTAGGGATTGTGACATTGAGCTATTTAGCGCTCGCTGGCTACACCAACCTAACCGTTATGAATGGAATTAAGCTACTCGTCTCCGCCTGTGCTTCTTTCGCCGCTATTATATTATTTGTGCTGAATGGCTCGATTGATTGGAGTTCGGGAGTTGCCGTTCTATTGGGTACATTAGTTGGCGGATACTATTCTGCGAAAATTTCGCGAGGCATTCCAGATCAGTATGTGAGAAAGACTGTCATCACGGTAAGTATACTTATCACGGTTTACTTTTTTTATACCACCTATGTCGTCAGCAACTAA
- a CDS encoding tripartite tricarboxylate transporter TctB family protein, which yields MSDSPTNFLSKDYLLCRDRVGAMIFLLVCLCYGYQTTLIPLFPGDEYEPFTARTLPTLLTYAGIALSLLLLVTGQEDKDSGAVTEFNWKLLIGFLSLMALYGLGLTYIGFVLSTGLFLMSGFYLLGERSKPILFGASFPFVIGFYLLLTQGLDIYLEPGLIFTLW from the coding sequence ATGTCGGATTCGCCAACCAATTTTTTAAGTAAGGATTACTTGCTATGTCGAGATCGCGTCGGCGCAATGATATTCCTGCTTGTATGCCTATGCTATGGCTACCAAACCACCCTCATTCCTCTTTTTCCAGGCGACGAATACGAACCGTTCACGGCTCGAACTTTGCCGACTTTACTGACCTATGCCGGAATTGCATTATCACTTTTACTACTAGTCACTGGTCAGGAAGACAAAGACAGCGGCGCTGTCACTGAATTTAACTGGAAACTGCTCATTGGTTTCTTATCTCTTATGGCTCTTTACGGGTTAGGGCTGACTTACATCGGGTTCGTACTTTCTACAGGCTTATTCTTAATGTCAGGCTTCTACCTGTTAGGTGAGCGTAGCAAACCCATTTTATTTGGTGCTTCATTCCCATTTGTGATCGGTTTTTATCTTCTTTTAACTCAAGGCTTAGATATTTATTTAGAGCCTGGCTTAATTTTCACTCTTTGGTAG
- a CDS encoding HD domain-containing phosphohydrolase, whose product MDKVYRDNKKFSIRLTVGGMFILATIITAMLAISLQYYFNNKLATENTLTKYSIIANNISDYVKDSDGESSYTTKLLASILKATDSELDRLTMRNIFSDVLNNNPHIYSVYVGGQDDNFYQLINLESSPIVREKINASPQDRWVVIHVFNEGTKRLKQTHFFDESFQERYMTSVDSNYFPTQRPWFKSASDEVYKTQPYLFQHLKITGQTFSIELPRYKQVLGVDVLLSSMSDRMKSILASSGPTIGVEAFVFRRNGEVIATNLAPDYSNKMPAGKTLVLSDEQKALVNGARSLKVSNQNAWGPMDYAISGEPRGYAVDLLNELSKSTGLQFEFINGFTWSELLQQYTDGSLDVLHSLQNNNQGYAVGDFSDPIYHLPFALATKKSFGEINSLNQLSDKKLGILTGWSIVPKFRDLYPDIELVEFSTINEVIDALRADEISAFIDTSAILQSAVKQYFLADVTVNQGVAELDNNFPTAYHILMKSQDKEIVDIINLAIANITPEQRQYLDDKWLNLKNKKAKEDMRRVPYLELYELAHSESTHGQLLKRTVSGVDKYIYITPTRDHVNGEYFAVLIAESVVLAQVMDKVTKSVLITGAFLLCLLPLAWRFGSPIVDPIKDLIDQTQLIKDRQYDEVKQSDTRISEIWELSAAIVEMSKEIKRHEEAQEAFVEAFIKLIAQAIDDKSAYTAGHCNRVPELGLMLADAAEKCDTGIFESFQFENDDERREFRIAAWLHDCGKITTPEHIVDKGSKLEANYNRIHEVRTRFEVLWRDAEITALKKKLEGVESTEVIEVDLAAKQLQLKEDFEFIATSNVGGEFMSNDKVVRIQEIAQITWMRNFDDALGLSPIEELNKVTHSSLPAVEPLLSDKPEHIVKRDRPLEFDPKHGIKMDVPEHLYNMGEVYNLSIARGTLTPEDRFKINEHMLSTIKMLENLPFPKELSRVPRYASTHHETLKGTGYPRKLTAEDLSIPERILVISDIFEALTAADRPYKKAKPISIAVDIMYKMALDEHLDMELFRLFLSSGTHVRYAQEYLKPEQIDFVDINKYFAPLAKAG is encoded by the coding sequence ATGGATAAAGTCTACAGGGATAATAAAAAGTTTTCTATTCGGCTTACTGTCGGCGGGATGTTTATTCTTGCGACAATCATTACTGCAATGCTGGCTATCTCATTGCAGTATTACTTCAATAATAAATTGGCTACAGAAAATACGCTGACTAAATACTCAATAATTGCCAATAATATTAGTGATTATGTAAAAGATTCTGATGGCGAAAGCAGTTACACAACAAAATTACTTGCTTCAATATTAAAGGCGACCGACTCAGAACTAGACCGACTCACTATGAGAAATATCTTTTCTGATGTTCTTAATAATAACCCTCATATTTACAGTGTTTATGTTGGTGGGCAAGATGATAACTTTTATCAGCTTATTAACCTTGAATCTTCTCCTATTGTTCGTGAAAAAATCAATGCCTCTCCTCAAGACCGCTGGGTCGTAATCCATGTATTTAATGAAGGGACGAAACGCTTAAAGCAAACTCATTTTTTCGATGAGAGCTTCCAAGAGCGTTACATGACTTCAGTTGACAGTAATTATTTCCCCACTCAGCGACCATGGTTCAAAAGTGCATCCGATGAGGTTTACAAAACTCAGCCTTACTTATTTCAACATTTGAAAATAACGGGTCAGACCTTCTCAATTGAACTGCCTAGATATAAGCAAGTTCTCGGAGTCGATGTTTTGCTTTCTTCTATGTCCGATAGAATGAAGTCAATTCTCGCGAGCTCAGGCCCCACTATAGGCGTTGAAGCTTTTGTTTTTAGACGTAACGGAGAAGTCATAGCAACTAACCTTGCCCCTGATTATTCCAATAAGATGCCAGCAGGTAAAACTCTGGTGTTGAGTGATGAACAAAAAGCATTAGTTAATGGTGCGCGCTCTTTAAAAGTATCCAACCAAAATGCTTGGGGTCCTATGGACTATGCTATATCGGGAGAGCCAAGAGGCTATGCAGTAGACTTGCTCAATGAATTATCTAAATCAACTGGTTTACAATTTGAGTTCATCAATGGTTTTACTTGGAGCGAGTTACTTCAGCAGTACACCGATGGTTCGTTAGATGTATTACATTCCTTACAAAACAATAATCAAGGCTATGCGGTAGGGGATTTTAGTGATCCTATTTATCATTTACCTTTTGCGCTTGCGACCAAAAAGTCTTTTGGTGAAATCAATTCATTGAATCAGCTTAGTGACAAGAAGCTTGGGATTCTCACTGGTTGGTCAATCGTACCTAAATTTCGTGACCTATATCCTGATATTGAATTGGTAGAGTTCTCGACAATAAATGAGGTCATCGATGCTTTAAGAGCTGATGAAATCAGTGCTTTCATTGATACTTCTGCCATTTTGCAATCTGCTGTTAAGCAATACTTCTTGGCTGATGTGACGGTAAATCAAGGTGTTGCTGAATTAGATAACAACTTCCCAACCGCTTACCACATTTTGATGAAATCTCAGGATAAAGAGATTGTCGATATCATCAATTTAGCGATTGCGAACATTACCCCAGAGCAACGACAATATTTAGATGACAAGTGGTTAAATTTAAAAAATAAGAAAGCGAAAGAAGACATGAGACGAGTTCCATACTTGGAACTATATGAGTTGGCACATTCTGAATCTACTCATGGTCAACTTCTTAAGCGAACTGTGTCTGGTGTGGACAAATACATCTACATTACTCCAACAAGAGATCATGTGAATGGTGAATATTTCGCAGTATTAATTGCAGAAAGCGTTGTACTTGCTCAGGTCATGGATAAAGTGACGAAATCAGTGCTGATTACTGGTGCTTTCTTGTTGTGCTTATTACCTCTTGCATGGCGTTTCGGCTCACCAATTGTCGACCCAATCAAAGACCTAATCGATCAAACTCAGCTGATTAAAGATCGCCAATACGATGAGGTGAAACAATCAGATACACGTATTTCTGAAATTTGGGAATTGTCGGCCGCGATTGTGGAAATGTCGAAAGAAATCAAACGGCATGAAGAAGCACAAGAAGCGTTTGTAGAAGCATTCATTAAACTTATTGCACAAGCTATCGATGACAAATCGGCATACACTGCTGGGCACTGTAATCGAGTTCCAGAACTCGGGTTAATGTTGGCCGATGCTGCAGAAAAATGTGACACCGGTATTTTTGAATCTTTTCAGTTTGAAAATGATGACGAACGCCGAGAATTCCGAATTGCAGCTTGGCTACATGACTGTGGAAAGATCACTACACCAGAGCATATTGTTGATAAAGGAAGCAAATTAGAAGCTAACTATAACCGCATTCACGAAGTGAGAACTCGTTTTGAAGTACTTTGGCGAGATGCGGAAATTACTGCACTTAAGAAAAAATTGGAAGGTGTTGAGTCAACTGAAGTGATTGAAGTTGATTTAGCGGCTAAACAATTGCAGTTGAAAGAAGATTTTGAATTCATAGCTACATCAAATGTTGGTGGTGAATTCATGAGTAATGACAAAGTTGTTCGAATTCAAGAGATTGCTCAAATCACGTGGATGAGAAACTTTGATGATGCACTTGGTCTATCACCAATTGAAGAACTTAATAAAGTGACTCACTCTTCTTTGCCTGCAGTAGAACCTCTGCTTTCTGATAAGCCTGAGCATATTGTTAAGCGAGATCGACCACTGGAGTTCGATCCTAAGCATGGTATAAAAATGGATGTACCGGAACATCTATACAATATGGGAGAGGTGTATAACTTGAGTATCGCTCGTGGCACATTGACTCCAGAAGATCGTTTTAAAATTAATGAGCATATGCTCAGTACCATAAAGATGCTTGAGAACCTGCCTTTCCCGAAAGAATTAAGCCGTGTACCGCGTTATGCATCAACACACCACGAAACCTTAAAAGGGACGGGATATCCAAGGAAATTAACCGCTGAAGATCTTTCTATTCCTGAACGTATCTTGGTAATTTCTGACATATTTGAAGCGTTAACTGCCGCTGACAGGCCGTATAAGAAAGCTAAACCTATCAGTATCGCGGTTGATATCATGTATAAAATGGCGTTGGATGAACATTTAGATATGGAGCTTTTCCGCTTGTTTTTATCTAGTGGTACTCATGTTCGATATGCACAGGAATACTTGAAGCCAGAACAAATTGATTTTGTTGATATTAATAAATACTTCGCACCCTTAGCTAAAGCAGGCTGA
- a CDS encoding tripartite tricarboxylate transporter substrate binding protein has protein sequence MFKALKPTLAASIIAATFSFSSFAADVENIHFLIPGGAGGGWDMTARGTGDVLVKSDIVENVSFQNLSGGGGGKAIAHLIETAKRQEDTLMVNSTPIVVRSLTGIFPQSFRDLTPVAATIADYGAIVASADSKYNTWEDVVKEFESNPRKVKIAGGSARGSMDHLVVAAAFKGEGFDAKKVRYIAYDAGGKAMAALLSGETQLLSTGLGEVLEMSKSGQVKVLAVTAPKRLEAAPNIPTLMEYGNETVFANWRGFFAAPNTSQAKIDEWNQALNKMYQTDEWQVVRDRNGWIDNYKADKDFYAFLEDQEQQMGDLMRELGFLK, from the coding sequence ATGTTTAAGGCTCTAAAACCTACACTAGCCGCTTCAATCATCGCAGCTACCTTCTCATTTAGCTCTTTTGCTGCCGATGTTGAAAACATCCATTTCCTAATTCCCGGCGGTGCTGGTGGTGGTTGGGATATGACGGCTCGAGGCACTGGTGATGTACTGGTCAAATCTGACATCGTCGAAAACGTCTCTTTCCAAAACTTATCTGGTGGTGGTGGCGGTAAAGCAATTGCCCACCTTATTGAGACGGCGAAACGTCAAGAAGACACGCTAATGGTGAACTCTACACCTATCGTTGTTCGATCTCTTACTGGTATATTCCCTCAATCTTTCCGAGACCTAACTCCTGTAGCTGCAACCATTGCTGACTATGGCGCTATCGTGGCGTCTGCCGATTCTAAATACAACACGTGGGAAGATGTAGTTAAAGAGTTCGAATCAAACCCACGTAAAGTAAAAATTGCTGGTGGTTCAGCACGTGGCAGCATGGATCATTTAGTGGTTGCAGCTGCATTCAAAGGCGAAGGGTTTGATGCCAAAAAAGTTCGCTACATCGCATACGATGCTGGTGGCAAAGCGATGGCCGCTCTACTTTCAGGTGAAACTCAGCTGCTTTCGACTGGTCTAGGTGAGGTTTTAGAAATGTCTAAATCTGGTCAAGTAAAAGTACTGGCAGTAACGGCACCTAAGCGACTTGAAGCCGCACCAAACATTCCTACCCTAATGGAATATGGTAATGAAACAGTTTTCGCTAACTGGCGTGGCTTCTTCGCCGCACCGAACACCAGCCAAGCAAAAATTGATGAGTGGAACCAAGCTCTAAATAAGATGTACCAAACGGATGAATGGCAAGTGGTTCGTGACCGCAATGGTTGGATCGATAACTACAAAGCTGATAAAGATTTCTACGCGTTCCTTGAAGACCAAGAACAGCAAATGGGTGATTTAATGCGTGAATTAGGCTTCTTAAAATAA
- a CDS encoding tripartite tricarboxylate transporter permease, translating into MLDGILQGLSTAIMPMNIMMVIVGCFVGTFIGMLPGLGPISAIALMIPITYGLDPSSGLILMAGVYYGAVFGGSTSSILINAPGCSSTVVTAFDGYPMAQKGQAGKALALAAYSSFTGGTLSAIMLLIAAPALASVSLSFQSSDYFALMLLGLSAVAAFAGPGQVVKAWMMTILGLMLSTVGIDKGVGVERFTFGLTDLMDGFSFLLLAMATFALGETLMGILKPEKDTSSEESQKMADIGSMKVTKEEIKEVAPVSIRSSILGFFTGVLPGAGATIAAFLSYGMERSLAPKDKQKEFGKGSIRGLVAPESANNAASSGSFVPLLTLGIPGSGTTAIMLGALIAYGIQPGPRLFVEHPDVFWSVIISMYFGNIVLVILNLPLIPYISKLLAVPRTVLLPMILFFSITGVYLVSFNTMDVFIMLIVAMAAIALRLANFPLAPLLLGFILGGLMEENLRRALMIADGELSFLWERPITMTFTVLAVLVLSSPVLMKLFQRFKAKPVEA; encoded by the coding sequence ATGTTAGACGGAATTTTACAAGGGCTTTCTACCGCCATAATGCCAATGAACATCATGATGGTGATCGTTGGGTGTTTTGTAGGAACCTTCATCGGCATGCTGCCCGGTCTAGGTCCTATATCTGCAATAGCGTTAATGATCCCAATCACTTATGGTCTTGACCCATCTTCGGGCTTAATCTTAATGGCTGGTGTTTATTATGGGGCGGTATTTGGCGGCTCAACTTCTTCGATACTGATTAATGCACCGGGCTGTTCATCAACTGTTGTGACGGCTTTCGATGGTTACCCAATGGCTCAAAAAGGACAGGCAGGTAAAGCTTTAGCCCTCGCTGCTTATTCTTCTTTCACTGGAGGGACACTTTCAGCCATTATGCTTCTGATCGCAGCTCCTGCATTAGCAAGCGTGTCACTGAGTTTCCAATCTTCAGACTACTTTGCGCTTATGTTACTTGGTCTATCTGCTGTTGCAGCATTCGCAGGACCAGGACAAGTAGTAAAAGCATGGATGATGACTATTTTAGGTTTGATGCTTTCAACCGTTGGTATTGACAAAGGTGTGGGCGTAGAACGCTTTACCTTTGGGCTGACTGATTTAATGGATGGCTTTAGCTTCTTATTATTAGCAATGGCAACATTTGCGCTTGGTGAAACGCTGATGGGGATTTTGAAACCTGAAAAAGACACTAGCAGCGAAGAAAGCCAAAAAATGGCAGATATAGGAAGCATGAAAGTCACGAAGGAAGAAATCAAAGAAGTGGCACCCGTTTCTATTCGCTCTTCCATTCTTGGCTTCTTCACGGGAGTATTACCAGGCGCTGGTGCGACTATTGCGGCTTTCCTAAGCTATGGCATGGAACGAAGCTTGGCACCAAAAGATAAACAAAAAGAGTTTGGTAAAGGCAGTATTCGTGGCTTAGTCGCGCCTGAGTCGGCAAATAACGCAGCATCAAGTGGTTCATTTGTTCCTTTACTAACTTTAGGTATTCCTGGGTCTGGCACCACCGCTATTATGTTAGGCGCATTAATCGCTTATGGTATTCAGCCTGGTCCTCGCCTATTCGTTGAGCACCCAGATGTTTTTTGGTCGGTCATTATTTCCATGTACTTCGGTAACATAGTATTAGTGATTCTGAACTTACCTTTAATTCCATATATCTCTAAGCTATTAGCTGTACCAAGAACTGTACTTCTTCCAATGATCTTGTTCTTCTCGATTACTGGTGTGTATTTAGTCTCTTTCAACACGATGGACGTGTTCATCATGCTTATAGTGGCAATGGCAGCTATTGCTTTACGGCTTGCTAACTTCCCTCTTGCACCACTGCTTTTAGGCTTCATATTAGGCGGTCTGATGGAGGAAAACTTGAGACGTGCACTGATGATTGCTGATGGCGAACTTAGTTTTTTATGGGAACGACCTATTACGATGACCTTTACCGTTTTAGCAGTATTGGTTCTGAGTAGCCCAGTACTAATGAAATTGTTCCAGCGATTTAAAGCAAAACCAGTTGAAGCTTAA
- a CDS encoding HD domain-containing phosphohydrolase gives MTDRKVSLRVTVGGMFLLATILTALVAVSLQYYFSKKMATEHTLSKLTMASEELSDYMGSIDSDAANTIRLLSSVNRSISNQLTKTEVRTILVEAIKDNPLFYSIYIGSSNDNFFQIINLESSPRVRDKIQATLEDRWVVIDIQNRPEGRIRSTEFYDANFNLRDRTTESTNYLPTTRPWYISANKKVVEKTQPYLFQHLQITGQTYSLAFLSKNNQSSQHVIGIDIVLSSLSNKMSAGALGLEADSEVESYLYSKSGHIIATNQVSKIKDVIQDTVSIDLTSAQKKEVAETGAVLVSNQNDWGPMDFSVSGKPQGYAIDLLSIIEDMSGINFEFVNGFSWGELVNQFKEGELDALHSIQKYSSNGVEGLYTDPIFDLPFSVVTHSNSVSISKYADLEGKKVAVLSGWSIIKQLKEDFPSIELVEFSSLEKALDSVEKGECDAVLDVRPVLAFALERYFHTDLKVSENLEDLTGPYSTKFYIALRPEHSALIPIINRAIRNISAEQMTVLENKWFKPGIANKNTMVPYSELHSMAETATVTGKMIQIELDGKIKHLYLKAIPRDDSHSEYFAVVIPEKEIYATVTKRVTTSIGVTVFLMCLTLPVAWVFGAPIVRPIKHLRMETGKIKKRDYDNVELVDTRIKEIWELSTAIQDMSAELKQHEQTQEEFVEAFIKLIAQAIDDKSPYTAGHCNRVPELGMMLAEAAEKSNFGSFKDFNFTNDEERREFRIAAWLHDCGKITTPEHIVDKGTKLEANYNRIHEVRTRFEVLWRDAEIKALKDLLEGTASKEQIESDLKLAHQQLTQDYEFIATSNVGGEFMSDDKVDKIKKIAETTWLRHFDDNLGLSPIEEMSRGESKLELPVEEKLLSDKPEHIIHRTRQADLDPSFNIKMEMPEHQYNQGEVYNLSIARGTLTAEDRFKINEHMISTIKMLENLPFPKELSRVPRYASTHHETLKGTGYPRKLTAEDLSIPERVLVIADIFEALTASDRPYKKAKPISVAVDIMHKMALDEHMDIELFRLFLISGTHVKYAQIYLKPEQNDHVDIEKYLA, from the coding sequence ATGACAGATCGAAAGGTTTCACTACGAGTTACCGTTGGAGGGATGTTTTTACTTGCAACGATATTGACAGCTTTAGTTGCCGTGTCTTTGCAGTATTATTTTAGTAAGAAGATGGCAACGGAACATACGCTATCAAAATTAACAATGGCTTCTGAAGAACTGAGTGATTATATGGGCTCTATTGATTCAGATGCTGCGAATACCATTCGTTTACTCTCTTCAGTAAACCGCTCTATCAGCAACCAACTAACTAAGACAGAAGTAAGAACTATCTTAGTTGAAGCCATTAAAGATAACCCACTCTTCTATAGTATTTATATTGGGTCATCAAACGATAACTTTTTCCAGATCATCAACCTAGAATCCTCTCCAAGAGTTAGGGACAAAATACAGGCAACACTGGAAGATCGTTGGGTGGTGATAGATATTCAAAACCGTCCAGAAGGTAGAATTCGAAGTACTGAATTTTATGACGCTAATTTTAACCTGCGTGACCGCACTACAGAGTCAACAAACTATCTCCCGACAACTCGTCCTTGGTATATTTCGGCGAATAAAAAAGTGGTTGAAAAAACTCAACCTTATTTATTCCAACATTTACAAATTACAGGCCAAACTTACTCTTTAGCTTTCCTTTCTAAAAACAATCAAAGTAGCCAGCACGTGATTGGTATTGATATCGTTTTGTCTTCGTTATCAAATAAAATGTCAGCAGGTGCTTTAGGGCTAGAGGCAGACAGTGAAGTTGAGTCCTACCTCTACTCTAAATCAGGTCACATAATCGCGACTAACCAAGTTTCAAAAATTAAAGACGTAATTCAGGATACAGTTAGTATTGATTTGACCTCAGCTCAGAAGAAAGAGGTTGCTGAAACTGGTGCCGTTTTGGTCTCTAATCAAAATGATTGGGGACCGATGGACTTTTCCGTATCAGGAAAGCCGCAAGGCTATGCTATTGATTTGTTGTCTATTATTGAAGACATGTCTGGTATTAACTTCGAATTTGTCAACGGCTTCTCATGGGGAGAATTGGTGAATCAATTCAAAGAAGGTGAGTTAGACGCGTTACATTCCATTCAGAAATACTCGAGCAATGGTGTAGAAGGTCTTTATACCGATCCTATCTTTGATTTACCGTTTTCTGTTGTGACGCATTCTAACTCCGTTTCTATTTCAAAATATGCGGATTTAGAAGGTAAAAAAGTGGCGGTCCTTTCGGGGTGGTCGATTATCAAACAGTTAAAGGAAGATTTTCCAAGTATTGAATTAGTGGAGTTCTCTAGTTTAGAAAAGGCGTTAGATTCGGTTGAAAAAGGGGAGTGTGATGCGGTACTTGATGTGAGACCTGTCCTAGCCTTTGCATTAGAAAGGTACTTCCACACTGATTTAAAAGTTAGTGAAAACCTTGAAGATTTGACCGGTCCTTATTCTACAAAGTTTTATATTGCCCTAAGACCTGAGCATTCTGCTTTGATCCCTATAATTAATCGTGCGATTCGTAATATATCCGCCGAACAAATGACTGTTCTAGAAAATAAATGGTTTAAGCCGGGAATTGCGAATAAAAATACCATGGTGCCTTACAGTGAATTACACAGCATGGCAGAAACCGCGACAGTAACAGGCAAAATGATTCAAATTGAACTTGATGGCAAAATTAAGCATCTTTATTTGAAAGCAATTCCTAGAGACGACAGTCACAGTGAGTACTTTGCGGTTGTCATTCCCGAGAAAGAAATTTATGCAACAGTGACAAAAAGAGTGACAACATCCATTGGTGTAACGGTTTTTCTCATGTGTTTAACGCTACCTGTAGCTTGGGTGTTTGGTGCACCAATTGTAAGGCCGATCAAGCATTTGCGAATGGAAACTGGGAAAATAAAAAAACGTGATTATGACAATGTCGAGCTTGTTGACACACGTATCAAAGAAATCTGGGAACTCTCTACTGCTATTCAAGATATGTCGGCGGAATTAAAACAGCATGAACAGACGCAAGAAGAATTTGTAGAGGCATTTATCAAGCTGATCGCTCAAGCCATCGATGACAAATCCCCATATACAGCAGGGCATTGTAATCGAGTCCCGGAGCTTGGAATGATGTTGGCGGAAGCTGCCGAGAAGTCTAATTTTGGTTCATTCAAAGACTTTAACTTTACGAATGATGAGGAAAGAAGAGAGTTCCGAATTGCGGCTTGGTTACATGATTGCGGGAAGATTACCACTCCAGAACATATTGTCGACAAAGGCACTAAATTGGAAGCTAACTATAACCGTATTCACGAGGTGAGAACGCGGTTCGAAGTACTTTGGCGTGATGCAGAAATCAAGGCATTGAAAGACTTACTTGAAGGAACTGCGAGTAAAGAGCAAATTGAATCTGATTTAAAACTGGCCCATCAACAGTTGACTCAAGATTATGAATTCATCGCAACTTCCAACGTAGGAGGCGAATTCATGAGCGATGACAAAGTCGATAAAATTAAGAAAATTGCGGAAACTACTTGGCTAAGGCATTTTGATGACAATTTAGGTTTGTCACCGATTGAAGAAATGTCACGAGGCGAATCTAAACTAGAGCTCCCGGTAGAAGAAAAATTACTTTCTGATAAGCCAGAACACATTATTCATAGAACAAGACAAGCGGATCTTGACCCAAGCTTCAATATCAAAATGGAAATGCCTGAGCATCAATATAACCAGGGTGAGGTGTACAACCTTTCGATTGCGCGAGGCACTTTAACTGCTGAAGACAGGTTTAAAATTAACGAGCACATGATCAGTACCATCAAAATGTTAGAGAACTTACCTTTTCCTAAAGAGTTAAGTCGGGTGCCTCGTTATGCTTCTACACACCACGAAACTCTCAAAGGAACTGGTTATCCACGTAAACTGACTGCTGAAGACTTATCTATACCTGAGAGAGTATTAGTCATCGCTGATATTTTTGAAGCCTTAACGGCTTCAGACAGACCTTATAAGAAAGCTAAGCCTATCAGTGTGGCTGTAGATATTATGCACAAGATGGCTTTAGATGAGCACATGGACATCGAGTTGTTCAGGTTATTTTTAATCAGCGGTACACATGTTAAATATGCTCAAATTTACTTGAAACCAGAACAAAATGACCATGTCGATATAGAAAAGTATTTGGCATAA